From one Triticum urartu cultivar G1812 chromosome 3, Tu2.1, whole genome shotgun sequence genomic stretch:
- the LOC125545432 gene encoding protein EARLY RESPONSIVE TO DEHYDRATION 15-like isoform X2: protein MEVVTGSNGGRLNPWAEPFVPGSWCRPAPVQAAAAEVEDFSPEWWRLVASSPSFRDSWLRDYGDLGLLDADEGPDDSDAFFPPPRHNDGEERKGEAAVKKSGGEVAPWGIEKWWRAHVASPPEVPKYAEKAPAKVLGGGRFSPRTIQQPR, encoded by the exons ATGGAGGTGGTGACCGGCAGCAACGGCGGGAGGCTGAACCCGTGGGCGGAGCCCTTCGTGCCGGGGAGCTGGTGCCGCCCCGCCCCCGTGCAGGCGGCCGCGGCGGAGGTCGAGGACTTCTCCCCCGAGTGGTGGCGCCTCGTCGCCTCCTCGCCGTCCTTCCGCGACAGCTGGCTCCGCGACTACGGCGACCTGGGGCTCCTCGACGCCGACGAAGGCCCGGACGACAGCGACGCCTTCTTCCCTCCGCCGCGCCACAACG atggagaggagaggaagggagAAGCCGCCGTCAAGAAGAGCGGAGGCGAGGTGGCGCCCTGGGGGATCGAGAAGTGGTGGCGGGCGCACGTCGCCTCGCCGCCGGAGGTCCCGAAGTACGCGGAGAAGGCGCCTGCTAAGGTCCTGGGCGGCGGCAGGTTCAGCCCCCGCACCATCCAGCAGCCTCGCTAA
- the LOC125545432 gene encoding protein EARLY RESPONSIVE TO DEHYDRATION 15-like isoform X1, which produces MEVVTGSNGGRLNPWAEPFVPGSWCRPAPVQAAAAEVEDFSPEWWRLVASSPSFRDSWLRDYGDLGLLDADEGPDDSDAFFPPPRHNGADGEERKGEAAVKKSGGEVAPWGIEKWWRAHVASPPEVPKYAEKAPAKVLGGGRFSPRTIQQPR; this is translated from the exons ATGGAGGTGGTGACCGGCAGCAACGGCGGGAGGCTGAACCCGTGGGCGGAGCCCTTCGTGCCGGGGAGCTGGTGCCGCCCCGCCCCCGTGCAGGCGGCCGCGGCGGAGGTCGAGGACTTCTCCCCCGAGTGGTGGCGCCTCGTCGCCTCCTCGCCGTCCTTCCGCGACAGCTGGCTCCGCGACTACGGCGACCTGGGGCTCCTCGACGCCGACGAAGGCCCGGACGACAGCGACGCCTTCTTCCCTCCGCCGCGCCACAACG GAgcagatggagaggagaggaagggagAAGCCGCCGTCAAGAAGAGCGGAGGCGAGGTGGCGCCCTGGGGGATCGAGAAGTGGTGGCGGGCGCACGTCGCCTCGCCGCCGGAGGTCCCGAAGTACGCGGAGAAGGCGCCTGCTAAGGTCCTGGGCGGCGGCAGGTTCAGCCCCCGCACCATCCAGCAGCCTCGCTAA
- the LOC125545431 gene encoding histone-lysine N-methyltransferase ASHR3-like translates to MAGPPRPAPVRRSARLGPQAPQQPPCSPPPPSPPAAAESPGGTDPRRSVRISVRTRVRGLPSAAPSSSRIRRKSPAAPLRRTVQACAEEWGAAKAASGAPAEECVLPFLQKGAPRKVECPICSRSILPDERTRCSGHHCEVTLHKVCSEKSDGSCPRHLCFHCKRRTTWHRLKHVMPACTQCSLHQNRMAEPVDPSKLMISWSIWSSTSEGAGPAYNIEEAFQRLPLPYADQEFNIDHIKEELESVTKPPPYVRLKHNVYFVKKKCDGDAIEAKCSDCDPPLTCQIRCSCRSVSISCSQACKCSNKCTNRPFRREKRIGVVKTQHCGWGAIALETIEEGDFVIEFVGEVIDGARFEERLQDMKQRRDQNFYMCKVNNNFIIDATFRGNDCRFFNHSCSPNCRLENWQVNGKTRLGVFSLQGIRVGEPLTYNYSFVQHFGPQTECFCGAENCRGKL, encoded by the exons ATGGCGGGGCCTCCCCGCCCAGCGCCCGTCCGCCGCTCCGCCCGCCTCGGCCCACAGGCGCCCCAGCAGCCCCCCTGCTCTCCCCCGCCACCGTCCCCGCCGGCCGCGGCGGAGTCTCCAGGAGGAACCGACCCCCGCCGGTCGGTGCGCATCAGCGTCCGGACCCGCGTCCGTGGCCTCCCCTCGGCGGCGCCGTCGTCCTCGCGGATACGGCGCAAGTCCCCCGCGGCGCCTCTGCGGCGGACTGTACAGGCATGCGCGGAGGAGTGGGGGGCAGCGAAGGCCGCGTCAGGCGCCCCGGCGGAGGAGTGCGTCCTCCCTTTCCTCCAGAAAGGCGCGCCGAGGAAG GTTGAGTGCCCAATTTGCTCGAGGAGTATCCTGCCCGATGAAAGGACGCGATGTTCAGGTCATCACTGTGAAGTAACCTTGCATAAGGTTTGTTCTGAAAAAAGTGATGGAAGCTGCCCTCGACAT TTATGTTTTCACTGCAAAAGGAGAACAACTTGGCACCGGCTGAAACATGTAATGCCTGCATGTACGCAATGTTCGCTGCATCAGAACAGAATGGCTGAGCCTGTTGATCCTTCAAAGCTAATGATAAGTTGGAGTATTTGGTCATCAACTAGTGAG GGTGCAGGTCCAGCATATAACATTGAG GAAGCCTTCCAGCGATTACCTCTCCCATATGCTGATCAAGAGTTCAATATTGACCATATTAAGGAGGAGTTGGAAAGTGTGACAAAACCACCTCCATATGTACGTTTGAAGCATA ATGTATATTTCGTCAAGAAGAAATGTGATGGTGATGCCATTGAAGCTAAATGCAGTGATTGTGATCCTCCTCTGACCTGTCAAATAAGATGCTCGTGCAG GTCTGTGTCCATTAGCTGCTCTCAGGCTTGCAAGTGCTCAAATAAGTGCACTAACAGACCATTTCGCAGAGAGAAAAGGATCGGGGTTGTTAAG ACACAACATTGCGGATGGGGTGCCATAGCATTGGAAACCATTGAGGAAGGTGATTTTGTGATAGAGTTTGTTGGAGAAG TTATAGATGGCGCGAGATTtgaagaaaggcttcaagacATGAAACAGCGCCGAGATCAAAATTTCTACATGTGTAAAGTCAACAACAACTTTATAATTGATGCAACATTCAGAGGAAATGACTGTCGCTTTTTTAACCACAGCTGCAGTCCTAACTGTCGGTTGGAGAATTG GCAAGTTAACGGCAAGACAAGGCTAGGTGTGTTTTCTTTACAGGGTATACGAGTGGGTGAGCCCTTGACCTATAATTACAG CTTCGTACAACATTTTGGTCCACAGACAGAGTGTTTCTGTGGCGCTGAAAACTGCCGAGGGAAGCTGTGA